A single genomic interval of Lewinellaceae bacterium harbors:
- a CDS encoding RHS repeat-associated core domain-containing protein, which produces MAYEGPVWINDGTDIDNRYKYNGKEQLVDHGLGWYNYGARFYDPSVGRWTSVDPKSDKFNCLSPFNYGLNNPVRVIDPDGALAITYTGIAAQNFFGDLQASLEGQYNAGGGDPGDPIDDPLIGVKIGYSIWTSIEDGVGNLFLLPLLPESVKVKLIRKLAISQGLDFSAISNDNLLDNVKLRKVDGEITIAGKASFLQGLLENGADVLSVSSLFLGGNDPAAFFAKTPINLSQVLRTISKRAPEILSGKLTETQFLSAADKFLGPGYRSLSNGRYLSADGLRQVRYGAHETRSASHHAHFEAYDKAGGRVIENALAIIIKD; this is translated from the coding sequence ATGGCCTACGAAGGACCGGTCTGGATCAATGACGGTACGGATATTGACAATCGCTACAAGTACAACGGGAAAGAGCAGCTGGTGGATCATGGATTGGGGTGGTATAATTATGGCGCGAGGTTTTATGATCCGAGTGTGGGGAGGTGGACAAGTGTCGACCCCAAGTCTGATAAATTTAATTGTTTAAGTCCATTTAATTATGGGTTAAATAATCCAGTACGAGTAATTGATCCTGATGGTGCACTCGCAATAACCTATACTGGAATAGCTGCTCAGAATTTCTTTGGAGACCTCCAAGCATCTTTAGAAGGTCAGTATAATGCGGGGGGTGGTGATCCTGGAGACCCGATAGATGATCCACTAATTGGCGTTAAAATTGGATATAGTATTTGGACATCCATTGAGGATGGTGTTGGAAACTTATTTCTTCTACCATTACTACCCGAAAGTGTTAAGGTCAAATTAATTAGGAAATTAGCTATTTCACAAGGTTTAGACTTTTCTGCAATTAGCAATGATAACTTGCTAGATAATGTTAAATTACGAAAGGTAGATGGAGAAATCACAATAGCTGGTAAAGCTAGTTTTTTACAAGGTTTACTTGAGAATGGTGCAGATGTATTAAGTGTTTCTAGTCTTTTCCTTGGAGGCAATGATCCTGCAGCATTTTTTGCGAAAACGCCGATAAATCTTTCTCAAGTATTAAGGACCATTTCCAAACGTGCTCCTGAAATATTAAGTGGCAAGCTCACTGAAACACAGTTTTTATCAGCTGCTGATAAATTTCTTGGGCCGGGATACAGGTCCCTCTCTAATGGCAGGTACTTGTCTGCTGATGGATTACGTCAAGTGAGATATGGTGCCCATGAAACAAGAAGTGCATCACACCATGCCCATTTTGAAGCTTATGATAAAGCTGGAGGCAGAGTAATTGAAAATGCCTTAGCAATTATTATCAAAGATTAG
- a CDS encoding RHS repeat-associated core domain-containing protein — translation MAYEGPVWINDASDIDNRYKYNGKEQLTDHGLGWYNYGARFYDPSVGRFTTIDAFAEKYAFQSPYSYAANNPVKFLDVNGDNIGVNILNITSQEAFNAFFATDEGKEFIGQFAAKGQTINGYTYKTDGKYHSNGIDLAYSDRDFGGGKENTGAETTGGNKGGTISDGRLKLGVSINTTAGESSLIDKVTAVTHESFLHVQEYSSDYSNNK, via the coding sequence ATGGCCTACGAAGGGCCGGTCTGGATCAATGACGCATCGGATATTGACAATCGATATAAGTATAATGGTAAGGAACAGTTGACGGATCATGGATTGGGGTGGTATAATTATGGGGCGAGGTTTTATGACCCGAGTGTAGGGAGGTTTACGACAATTGATGCATTTGCTGAAAAATATGCTTTCCAATCTCCGTACTCATATGCTGCTAACAATCCAGTTAAGTTTCTGGATGTCAACGGTGATAATATTGGAGTAAACATATTGAATATTACATCTCAAGAAGCATTTAATGCTTTTTTTGCAACCGATGAAGGAAAGGAATTTATTGGACAATTTGCAGCCAAAGGTCAAACAATCAATGGCTACACCTACAAGACTGATGGCAAGTATCATAGTAATGGAATTGATCTAGCTTATAGTGATCGTGATTTTGGTGGTGGGAAGGAAAATACTGGGGCAGAAACAACAGGTGGCAACAAAGGTGGGACTATTTCTGATGGAAGACTTAAACTTGGTGTTTCAATAAACACTACAGCAGGAGAATCTTCTCTCATAGACAAGGTCACTGCCGTTACTCACGAGTCATTTTTACATGTTCAAGAATATTCTTCGGATTATTCGAACAATAAGTAG